The Armatimonadota bacterium genome includes a region encoding these proteins:
- the fliE gene encoding flagellar hook-basal body complex protein FliE — translation MRIDGAASAAKSIANPLNGQKASGDDFGQMLMDAIKDVNEVQQKSEALQNDLMAGRPVETANLMIAMQQASTAMNLTLQVRNKLLEAYQEISRMNV, via the coding sequence ATGAGGATCGACGGCGCCGCGAGCGCGGCAAAGAGCATAGCGAACCCACTGAACGGTCAGAAGGCGTCGGGCGACGACTTCGGCCAGATGTTGATGGACGCCATTAAGGACGTGAACGAAGTGCAGCAGAAATCTGAGGCGCTTCAGAACGACCTGATGGCGGGTCGACCGGTGGAGACCGCGAACCTGATGATCGCTATGCAACAAGCTTCGACGGCCATGAACCTGACCTTACAGGTCCGGAACAAGCTGCTCGAGGCCTATCAAGAGATCAGCAGGATGAACGTGTGA
- the flgB gene encoding flagellar basal body rod protein FlgB, which translates to MRPLDGLFGPKSRNLERALGRTAQRHALLTENLANVNVPGYRRKDVDFGIELEKATDAQGGLERVRAKLGARPSTAGGEVRIDGNGVDLEKEVAGIGESELRYELLTEITGNYFSGLRNVIREGR; encoded by the coding sequence GTGCGACCATTGGACGGCCTTTTCGGCCCAAAAAGCAGGAACCTGGAGCGTGCGCTCGGCCGCACGGCCCAGCGGCACGCCCTCTTGACGGAGAACCTGGCGAACGTCAACGTCCCCGGGTACCGCCGAAAGGACGTCGATTTCGGCATCGAACTCGAAAAGGCCACGGACGCTCAAGGCGGACTGGAACGGGTGAGGGCGAAGCTCGGGGCCCGGCCGTCGACGGCCGGCGGGGAAGTCCGTATCGACGGTAACGGCGTCGACTTGGAAAAGGAAGTCGCCGGCATCGGCGAGTCCGAACTGCGCTACGAACTCTTGACCGAGATCACGGGGAACTACTTCAGCGGGCTTCGGAACGTGATCCGGGAAGGTAGATGA
- a CDS encoding HD domain-containing protein, producing MTTDDRGVVDLYDSFNDTVRALVQALDLHEPGEGGHSERVSVYATAMGQELGMTFDDLLDLRRAAALHDIGKISVSQATLRKLGDLEEGELEELRSHALMALKIVGSFEWLRPTVPMIQHHHERWDGSGYPDGLAGEDIPLGARIIGVAEAFDVLVTGSPWRRHVTDPEALEELQRCSGAQFDPQVVDALVKVQPLIQPVGRS from the coding sequence GTGACGACGGACGACAGGGGCGTCGTCGACCTCTACGATTCGTTCAACGACACCGTCCGCGCGCTCGTCCAGGCCCTCGACCTCCACGAACCAGGCGAGGGGGGGCACTCCGAACGGGTGTCGGTCTATGCCACGGCGATGGGGCAGGAACTCGGCATGACGTTCGACGACCTGCTCGACCTTCGAAGGGCGGCCGCCCTCCACGATATCGGCAAGATCTCCGTGAGTCAAGCCACCCTCCGCAAGTTGGGAGATCTTGAAGAGGGCGAACTCGAAGAACTCCGTTCCCACGCTCTGATGGCCTTGAAGATCGTCGGATCGTTCGAATGGCTGAGACCGACCGTCCCCATGATCCAACACCACCACGAACGGTGGGACGGGTCCGGTTATCCGGACGGGCTGGCAGGGGAAGACATTCCCCTCGGCGCCCGGATCATCGGTGTCGCCGAGGCGTTCGACGTCCTGGTCACGGGGTCGCCATGGAGGCGGCACGTCACGGACCCCGAAGCGCTCGAGGAACTTCAACGGTGCTCCGGCGCACAGTTCGACCCTCAGGTCGTCGACGCGCTCGTGAAAGTCCAGCCCTTGATCCAGCCCGTCGGCCGAAGCTAA
- a CDS encoding lytic transglycosylase domain-containing protein has product MSGGTSLGRSDEKYSGLLEGAARQAGIDPLLLRSLVQAESDFDPKEVSTAGAIGLTQLMPQTARQLGVTDPYDPAQNLLGGARYLASMLKEFGGDERLALAAYNAGPGAVKRFGGIPPYSETQNYVRKVMAQVEALRGRR; this is encoded by the coding sequence ATGAGCGGAGGGACGTCGCTGGGCCGTTCGGACGAGAAGTACTCGGGTCTGCTCGAAGGGGCGGCCCGGCAAGCTGGGATCGACCCCTTGTTGCTCCGCTCCCTGGTCCAAGCCGAGAGCGATTTCGACCCGAAAGAGGTCTCGACCGCGGGCGCGATCGGCCTGACCCAGCTCATGCCTCAGACCGCCCGGCAACTCGGCGTGACCGATCCGTACGATCCGGCCCAGAACCTTCTCGGCGGCGCCCGCTACCTTGCGAGCATGCTCAAAGAGTTCGGAGGCGACGAAAGACTGGCGCTCGCCGCGTACAATGCCGGCCCCGGGGCGGTCAAACGGTTCGGTGGGATCCCGCCCTATTCCGAAACACAGAACTACGTCCGCAAAGTCATGGCGCAGGTCGAGGCGCTTAGAGGTCGACGCTGA
- a CDS encoding FliI/YscN family ATPase codes for MKVAFERTRSAVERTTRFEVLGRVSQVVGLVVESDGPSAKIGDLCFIEPDKEAGPVACEVVGFRGERVLLMPLGEMTGVRSGSLVRSTGDCLRVPVGRGLLGRVLDGLGRPMDGLGPLESETSYPNIASPPNALERQMISTPFLTGVRAIDGLNTVGVGQRVGIFAGSGVGKSTLLGMIARHGDADVNVIALVGERGREVREFLANDLGHEGQRKSVVVCATSDEPALVRIKASLTATAIAEFYRDQGLNVMLMMDSVTRFAMAQREVGLAVGEPPSTKGYTPSVFALLPRLMERAGCGRTGAITAFYTVLVDGDDTNEPIADASRSILDGHLVLDRKLTSRGHYPPISILQSLSRVMPMVTAPEHVRTANAFRELAAAYADVEDLVSVGAYKPGSQPLSDKAIAVWPQLTAFLKQDRDEASAFPDTRHRMEEIVNGTVPV; via the coding sequence TTGAAGGTCGCGTTCGAGAGGACGCGGTCGGCGGTCGAACGGACGACCCGGTTCGAAGTGCTCGGTCGCGTCTCCCAAGTCGTCGGCCTGGTCGTCGAATCAGACGGCCCATCGGCAAAGATCGGGGACCTCTGCTTCATCGAACCGGACAAAGAGGCCGGACCGGTCGCTTGCGAAGTCGTGGGCTTCCGCGGCGAGAGGGTCCTCCTGATGCCGCTCGGGGAAATGACGGGCGTACGGAGCGGCAGCCTGGTCCGGTCGACCGGAGACTGTCTCCGCGTCCCGGTCGGACGAGGGTTGCTCGGCAGGGTCTTGGACGGACTCGGTCGACCGATGGACGGCCTCGGGCCGCTCGAGAGCGAGACGTCTTATCCGAACATCGCCTCGCCGCCTAACGCCTTGGAGAGGCAGATGATCTCGACGCCGTTCCTGACGGGCGTGCGCGCGATCGACGGTCTGAACACTGTGGGCGTCGGCCAGCGGGTCGGCATCTTCGCCGGATCGGGCGTCGGGAAGAGCACCTTGCTCGGCATGATCGCCCGGCACGGCGACGCGGACGTCAACGTGATCGCGCTCGTCGGAGAACGCGGCCGTGAGGTCCGCGAGTTCTTGGCCAATGATTTGGGCCACGAAGGTCAGCGTAAGAGCGTCGTCGTCTGCGCGACCAGCGACGAGCCTGCGCTCGTCCGCATCAAAGCCAGCCTGACCGCGACGGCGATCGCAGAGTTCTACCGGGACCAGGGCCTCAACGTGATGTTGATGATGGACTCGGTCACGCGGTTCGCGATGGCGCAAAGGGAAGTCGGCCTGGCCGTCGGCGAACCACCCAGCACAAAGGGCTATACCCCCAGCGTCTTCGCGCTCTTACCGAGGCTCATGGAGCGCGCCGGATGTGGAAGGACGGGTGCGATCACAGCGTTCTATACGGTCCTTGTCGACGGCGACGATACGAACGAGCCGATCGCCGACGCGTCCAGGTCGATCTTGGACGGCCACCTGGTGCTCGACCGCAAACTGACGAGCCGGGGCCACTATCCGCCGATCAGCATCCTTCAAAGCCTGAGCAGGGTCATGCCGATGGTCACGGCCCCTGAGCACGTCCGGACGGCGAACGCCTTCCGGGAGCTGGCCGCGGCCTACGCCGACGTCGAAGACCTCGTGAGCGTCGGCGCATACAAGCCCGGGTCCCAGCCGCTGTCGGACAAAGCGATCGCCGTCTGGCCCCAGTTGACCGCCTTCTTGAAGCAGGACCGCGACGAAGCGAGCGCGTTCCCCGACACACGGCACCGAATGGAGGAGATCGTCAATGGCACAGTTCCGGTTTAG
- the tatA gene encoding twin-arginine translocase TatA/TatE family subunit encodes MIGQLTWILDAQASIFAGQEWLIVLLVILLLFGGAKIPQLARGVGRSVSEFQEGIKEGKDKMRQSLNDDEPARRDESRRDEPRSEGA; translated from the coding sequence ATGATCGGACAATTGACTTGGATCTTGGACGCGCAGGCGTCGATCTTCGCGGGGCAAGAGTGGCTGATCGTGCTCTTGGTGATCCTGTTGCTCTTCGGCGGCGCTAAGATCCCGCAACTCGCCCGTGGAGTCGGACGTAGCGTGAGCGAGTTCCAAGAAGGCATCAAGGAAGGCAAAGACAAGATGCGTCAGAGCCTGAACGACGACGAGCCGGCCCGTCGGGACGAATCCCGCCGCGACGAACCTCGTTCCGAAGGCGCCTGA
- a CDS encoding carboxypeptidase M32: protein MSSLAALKSRLADVNALNAAIAMMDWDQQTYMPHGAGNARAQHSSILSRMAHETFTADETRALLDKAVAEGGDEDETAMMRVVRRDLDLATKIPSSLVEEKSKLAALGHEAWVKARANNDFASFAPHLERLFDICRKEAECLGYTDHVYDALTDLYEEGATKAKWDAMFGAVRQPLVDLVRRIQERGAQPDDAFLYGKWDVKAQSEFTEMLAKAVGFDFDRGRQDTAAHPFCGGWSVNDVRLTTRYKDYLASAIFGTLHEAGHGMYEQGSPQAWDMTPLAGGVSLGVHESQSRTWENIVGRSRAFWSKFLPDLKAKFPSLPDVDLETFYRAVNKVQPSLIRVEADEVTYNLHIMVRYEVECAILTGALAVRDLPDFWNSKYEEYLGVTPPDDARGCLQDVHWSAGSVGYFPTYSMGNLLSYQIWEKLAADLGDVDALMSKGEFAPVLEWLQKKVYRAGRKFRPAELMESVTGRALDPQPYLKGITAKYEAIYGLEPALA from the coding sequence ATGAGCAGCCTCGCCGCCTTGAAGTCCCGACTCGCCGACGTGAACGCGCTGAACGCCGCGATCGCGATGATGGACTGGGACCAGCAGACGTACATGCCGCACGGAGCGGGCAACGCTCGGGCGCAGCACAGCAGCATCCTCAGCCGCATGGCGCACGAGACGTTCACGGCGGACGAGACCCGAGCGCTCCTCGACAAGGCGGTCGCAGAAGGAGGCGACGAGGACGAGACCGCAATGATGCGCGTGGTGCGCCGCGACCTCGACCTCGCCACGAAGATCCCGTCGAGCCTCGTCGAAGAAAAGTCGAAACTGGCGGCGTTGGGCCACGAGGCCTGGGTCAAAGCCCGCGCGAACAACGATTTCGCCTCGTTCGCGCCGCACCTGGAAAGGCTCTTCGACATCTGCCGGAAAGAGGCCGAGTGCCTGGGCTATACCGACCACGTCTACGACGCCCTGACCGACCTCTACGAAGAGGGCGCGACCAAGGCGAAGTGGGACGCGATGTTCGGCGCGGTCCGTCAGCCGCTCGTCGACCTCGTCCGACGCATCCAAGAGAGGGGCGCCCAGCCGGACGACGCGTTCCTGTACGGGAAATGGGACGTCAAGGCGCAGTCCGAGTTCACGGAAATGCTGGCGAAAGCGGTCGGGTTCGACTTCGACCGCGGACGCCAGGACACCGCCGCCCACCCGTTTTGCGGAGGATGGTCGGTCAACGACGTCCGGTTGACGACGCGCTACAAGGACTATCTCGCCTCCGCGATTTTCGGCACGCTCCATGAAGCCGGACACGGCATGTACGAGCAAGGCTCGCCGCAAGCGTGGGACATGACCCCGCTCGCCGGAGGCGTCTCGCTCGGGGTCCACGAAAGCCAAAGCCGCACGTGGGAGAACATCGTCGGACGTTCGCGCGCGTTCTGGTCGAAGTTCCTGCCCGACCTGAAAGCGAAGTTCCCGTCGCTGCCAGACGTCGACTTGGAGACGTTCTACCGGGCCGTGAACAAAGTCCAGCCGTCGCTCATCCGCGTCGAAGCTGACGAGGTCACCTACAACCTCCACATCATGGTCCGCTATGAGGTCGAGTGCGCGATCCTCACGGGTGCGCTCGCCGTCCGCGACCTTCCCGACTTCTGGAACAGCAAGTACGAGGAATACCTCGGCGTCACGCCTCCGGACGACGCGCGGGGTTGCCTCCAGGACGTCCACTGGAGTGCAGGTTCGGTCGGCTACTTCCCAACGTACTCGATGGGGAACCTCCTCAGCTACCAGATCTGGGAGAAACTCGCCGCCGACCTCGGCGACGTCGACGCTTTGATGTCGAAGGGCGAGTTCGCGCCCGTCTTAGAGTGGCTCCAGAAGAAGGTTTACCGGGCGGGACGCAAGTTCCGTCCTGCCGAGCTGATGGAGTCGGTCACGGGCCGGGCCCTCGACCCGCAGCCGTACCTCAAAGGCATCACCGCGAAGTACGAAGCGATCTACGGACTCGAACCCGCCCTGGCCTGA
- the flgC gene encoding flagellar basal body rod protein FlgC translates to MNINSALRSSSRGMTAERFRMDVIASNIANANSVKTNGQDPYRRRVVELTTTEDGVEVTKIGEDASAFRRVYEPGNPAADADDMVTYSNVDPLKEMVDMMSATRAYEANIAAFNSAKGMEKAALSIGKV, encoded by the coding sequence ATGAACATCAATTCCGCACTCCGCTCGAGCTCTAGGGGGATGACGGCCGAGCGCTTCCGCATGGACGTGATCGCGTCCAACATCGCCAACGCGAACAGCGTCAAGACCAACGGCCAAGACCCGTACCGAAGGCGCGTCGTCGAGTTGACGACGACCGAGGACGGTGTCGAAGTCACGAAGATCGGGGAGGACGCGAGCGCGTTCCGCCGTGTCTACGAACCGGGCAACCCGGCCGCCGACGCGGACGATATGGTGACGTACAGCAACGTCGACCCACTGAAAGAGATGGTCGACATGATGTCCGCGACCCGCGCCTATGAGGCGAACATTGCAGCCTTCAACAGTGCCAAGGGCATGGAAAAAGCCGCTTTGAGCATCGGCAAGGTCTAA
- the fliG gene encoding flagellar motor switch protein FliG: MAVLGPEAAAEVLKHLTEDQVEAISLEMARLEKVSPDIRSNVVREFHDMAQAQDFIAEGGVDNARKILEKAFGEENADLMIRKVVNAMQIVPFEFLKRTDPNQLLSFIQDEHPQTIALILAYMPINQAGMILTKLPQELRGEVAERIAVMEQASPEVIRRVEAVLEKKMSNVISQEMSKAGGPKVLVDLLNRVDRQTERVILDSLSENNPEMADTVKNMMFVFEDIVQLDDRAVQSILKEVDVKELATALKGVSQEVQEKVFGNMSERAMNMLKEDMEFMGPVKLRTVEESQQKIVAIIRRLEESGEISIGRGEEDVLV; this comes from the coding sequence ATGGCCGTCCTCGGGCCCGAGGCTGCGGCCGAGGTCCTCAAGCATTTGACCGAAGACCAGGTCGAAGCCATCTCGCTCGAGATGGCCCGGCTGGAGAAGGTCAGTCCCGACATCAGGTCCAACGTCGTCAGGGAGTTCCACGACATGGCCCAGGCGCAGGACTTCATCGCCGAAGGCGGCGTCGACAACGCCCGCAAGATCTTGGAGAAGGCGTTCGGCGAAGAGAACGCCGACCTGATGATCCGCAAGGTCGTCAACGCCATGCAGATCGTCCCGTTCGAGTTCCTCAAACGGACGGACCCGAACCAGCTTCTGAGCTTCATCCAAGACGAGCACCCGCAGACGATCGCCCTGATCCTGGCGTACATGCCGATCAACCAGGCCGGCATGATCCTGACCAAGCTCCCTCAAGAGCTTCGTGGGGAGGTCGCTGAGCGCATCGCCGTCATGGAGCAGGCATCGCCCGAGGTCATCCGCCGGGTCGAGGCGGTCCTGGAAAAGAAGATGTCCAACGTCATCTCGCAAGAGATGAGCAAGGCGGGCGGCCCTAAGGTGCTCGTCGACCTCCTGAACCGCGTCGACCGCCAGACCGAGCGCGTCATCCTCGACTCCTTGAGCGAGAACAACCCCGAGATGGCCGACACGGTCAAGAACATGATGTTCGTCTTCGAAGACATCGTGCAGCTCGACGACCGCGCCGTCCAATCCATCCTCAAGGAAGTCGACGTCAAAGAGCTCGCTACGGCCCTCAAGGGCGTGAGCCAGGAAGTCCAGGAGAAGGTGTTCGGCAACATGTCCGAACGCGCCATGAACATGCTCAAGGAAGACATGGAGTTCATGGGCCCGGTCAAGCTGCGGACGGTCGAAGAGTCGCAACAGAAGATCGTCGCGATCATCCGGCGCCTCGAAGAGTCCGGCGAGATCAGTATCGGACGCGGAGAGGAGGACGTCCTTGTCTAG
- a CDS encoding cupin domain-containing protein, with the protein MDDVPPAPRRLSGLDLRTRNDAFTVLATGETCQVAVMTVLPGQDSGAYGTEHPGSDQVLTVTAGTGEAVVSGETVVLAQGDTVLIRAGEDHQIRNTGPSPLRTLNVYSPPAY; encoded by the coding sequence ATGGACGACGTGCCGCCCGCGCCCCGTCGGCTGAGCGGTCTGGACCTGCGGACGAGGAACGACGCTTTCACCGTCCTCGCGACGGGAGAGACGTGCCAGGTCGCGGTCATGACCGTCCTTCCTGGGCAAGACTCCGGCGCTTACGGAACGGAGCATCCTGGTTCGGACCAAGTCCTGACCGTCACCGCTGGGACGGGCGAGGCGGTCGTTTCGGGCGAGACCGTGGTCTTGGCCCAAGGGGACACCGTTCTCATCCGCGCGGGCGAAGACCACCAGATCCGGAACACGGGCCCATCCCCGCTCCGTACGCTCAACGTCTATTCTCCTCCGGCCTACTGA
- a CDS encoding TlpA family protein disulfide reductase — protein MKLSRAETRNVGDGPSVYTHMPFAAVLFALAVAPLGLSGQDEKVNSAEAMLGRIDAYKPPAYTEDKSDGEFRYKWLIGFLRYLEKRNEYIWEFVKNYPDHERARPLMDEWYQNLGGGTVPCTDARVPKAVLAIDSLLVNRPPEWVVTMGHYWRAYYRMNVVWNRLIFLDSVKAPSDDRERRDMILTGMRLAEEFTEQYPQDVRGAKLYDILAEAGKDPVSSRALYGRLLTSYPDHPSIGFYKGKAHRFEQIGQPFSFALKNAKDDKDLSEKDYVGKVLLLFFWNSRLEPCKTQAREVKKIWFRHEHEGLAVMSVGMDDEDDKQKFLDFVHDYKLDFNHVFEGGGWSSPFALSWGVNAFPTWFLIDRKGVLRYVDADRDTETKVKELLAEKAG, from the coding sequence GTGAAGCTTTCGAGGGCCGAAACCCGAAACGTCGGAGACGGGCCGTCCGTCTACACCCACATGCCGTTCGCCGCAGTGCTCTTCGCCCTTGCGGTCGCGCCGCTCGGGCTGTCCGGACAGGACGAAAAGGTCAACTCTGCCGAGGCCATGCTCGGTCGGATCGACGCTTACAAGCCGCCGGCGTACACAGAAGACAAGAGCGACGGCGAGTTCCGCTACAAGTGGCTGATCGGGTTCCTCCGCTACCTGGAGAAGCGGAACGAGTACATCTGGGAGTTCGTCAAGAACTATCCCGACCACGAGCGGGCCCGGCCCCTCATGGACGAGTGGTACCAGAACCTGGGCGGCGGCACCGTCCCTTGCACGGACGCCCGGGTGCCTAAGGCCGTCCTCGCGATCGACAGCCTGCTCGTCAACCGACCACCGGAATGGGTCGTGACGATGGGCCACTATTGGCGCGCGTACTACCGGATGAACGTGGTCTGGAACCGGTTGATCTTCCTCGACAGCGTCAAGGCACCGTCCGACGACCGCGAACGCCGGGACATGATCTTGACAGGCATGCGCCTTGCCGAGGAGTTCACCGAGCAGTACCCTCAAGACGTCCGTGGGGCCAAGCTCTACGACATCCTTGCGGAAGCGGGCAAAGACCCTGTCTCGTCGCGCGCGCTCTATGGACGACTGCTCACGAGCTATCCGGACCATCCGAGCATCGGTTTCTACAAAGGCAAGGCCCACAGGTTCGAACAGATCGGCCAACCGTTCTCGTTCGCGCTCAAGAACGCGAAAGACGACAAGGACTTGAGCGAGAAGGACTACGTGGGCAAGGTGCTGCTGCTTTTCTTCTGGAACTCACGGTTGGAACCTTGCAAGACCCAAGCTCGAGAGGTCAAGAAGATCTGGTTCCGGCACGAGCACGAAGGACTCGCCGTCATGAGCGTGGGGATGGACGACGAGGACGACAAGCAGAAGTTCCTCGACTTCGTCCACGACTACAAGCTGGACTTCAACCACGTCTTCGAGGGCGGCGGCTGGTCGAGCCCGTTCGCACTGTCGTGGGGCGTCAACGCGTTCCCGACGTGGTTCCTGATCGACCGCAAAGGCGTCCTACGGTACGTCGACGCCGACCGGGACACGGAGACGAAGGTCAAAGAACTGCTCGCCGAGAAGGCGGGTTAG
- a CDS encoding L-seryl-tRNA(Sec) selenium transferase, whose translation MDITSRRHLPNVDALAARLEARGVPARVRIRAAQEAVARSRLTLAEGKALTFSELVDLAESLCDRFERASGQPAVNMSGTVLHTGLGRARFDRGSVDAVREAAESHVLLELDWEHGGRGDRLESVRRRLVALTGAEDAFVVNNCAAAVLLALRTHCAGRDVLLSHGQMVEIGGSFRMPDVVLESGCRLVGLGCTNKTRLSDYERAWSDETAAVLRCHPSNFRIVGFTEEPSARDLAAWAHGRGAILIDDVGHGCLVDTTGFGLPKERTLREAVADGADLVLSSGDKLLGGPQAGLVLGTRACVEAMTRHPLARALRVDKLTLAALSHVLETYEEGRAQTLPTWRAAAKGLSTVKREAQALARAYPGPAVVEPGETEMGGGSMPGYGIKTWRVGLHSPSPDVLLTRLRQSRPSVIGRIEKGLVWLDPRTAESDEVKTVCAILKGLTT comes from the coding sequence ATGGACATCACTTCACGGAGGCACTTGCCGAACGTCGACGCGCTCGCCGCCAGGCTGGAAGCGCGGGGTGTCCCGGCCCGAGTCCGGATCCGCGCAGCCCAAGAAGCGGTCGCACGGTCCAGGTTGACCCTGGCCGAAGGGAAGGCCCTGACGTTCAGCGAGCTTGTCGACTTGGCGGAATCCTTATGCGACCGCTTCGAGCGCGCAAGCGGACAGCCCGCCGTGAACATGTCGGGGACCGTGCTTCACACAGGACTCGGACGGGCCCGGTTCGACCGTGGCTCCGTCGACGCTGTCCGAGAAGCGGCCGAATCCCACGTGTTGCTCGAACTGGACTGGGAGCACGGGGGCCGCGGTGACCGGCTCGAGAGCGTCCGAAGACGGCTCGTCGCGCTGACGGGCGCCGAAGACGCCTTCGTCGTCAACAATTGCGCCGCCGCGGTCCTGTTGGCCCTCAGGACGCACTGTGCCGGGCGGGACGTCTTGCTGTCGCACGGACAGATGGTCGAGATCGGGGGATCGTTCCGAATGCCGGACGTCGTCCTGGAATCCGGGTGCCGCCTCGTCGGGCTGGGTTGCACGAACAAGACCCGACTGAGCGATTACGAGCGAGCGTGGTCGGACGAGACCGCGGCGGTCCTCCGGTGCCACCCTTCCAACTTTCGGATCGTAGGCTTCACCGAGGAGCCTTCGGCGCGGGACCTGGCCGCCTGGGCCCATGGTCGGGGCGCGATCTTGATCGACGACGTCGGGCACGGATGTCTCGTCGATACGACCGGATTCGGCCTTCCCAAAGAGCGGACGTTGCGCGAAGCGGTCGCGGACGGCGCCGACCTCGTCCTCTCCAGCGGCGACAAGCTCCTGGGCGGCCCGCAGGCCGGTCTCGTCCTCGGCACCCGGGCGTGCGTCGAAGCGATGACCCGGCACCCTCTGGCCCGCGCGCTCCGGGTCGACAAGTTGACTTTGGCGGCCCTGTCCCATGTCCTCGAAACCTACGAGGAGGGAAGGGCGCAGACCTTGCCGACCTGGCGCGCGGCTGCCAAAGGCCTCTCGACGGTCAAGCGCGAAGCGCAAGCCCTTGCGCGCGCCTACCCGGGCCCGGCCGTCGTCGAGCCAGGAGAAACGGAGATGGGCGGCGGCTCGATGCCGGGCTACGGTATCAAGACCTGGAGGGTCGGACTACACTCCCCTTCTCCAGACGTCCTCCTGACCCGGTTGCGGCAGTCCCGACCGTCCGTGATCGGGCGGATCGAGAAGGGCCTGGTCTGGCTGGACCCGAGGACGGCAGAATCGGACGAAGTGAAGACCGTCTGTGCGATCTTGAAGGGGCTGACGACGTGA
- the fliJ gene encoding flagellar export protein FliJ, translating into MAQFRFRFEKLLEYRTLQEKWAQDAHVEAMARQRECEQEIEALVRRRQEAMTAGTCGLEGRLALDGYLNRLSDEADEFRAVLGVLESDVEKARNEWLKARQDKQAMEKLRESDLAEWQLEENRREQAELDEWAVMRRAS; encoded by the coding sequence ATGGCACAGTTCCGGTTTAGGTTCGAAAAGCTGCTCGAATATAGGACGTTACAGGAGAAGTGGGCTCAAGACGCCCACGTCGAAGCCATGGCCCGACAACGCGAATGCGAGCAAGAGATCGAGGCGTTGGTCCGACGGCGACAGGAAGCCATGACGGCGGGGACGTGCGGCCTCGAAGGCCGGTTGGCCCTCGACGGCTACCTGAACAGGCTGAGCGACGAGGCCGACGAGTTCCGTGCCGTCCTCGGTGTCTTGGAATCCGACGTCGAAAAGGCGCGAAACGAGTGGCTGAAGGCCAGGCAGGACAAACAGGCGATGGAAAAGCTCCGCGAGTCCGACCTCGCCGAATGGCAATTGGAGGAGAACCGTCGAGAGCAAGCAGAGCTCGACGAATGGGCCGTGATGCGGAGGGCGTCGTGA